One window of the Qipengyuania oceanensis genome contains the following:
- a CDS encoding cation:proton antiporter, whose translation MHETISTGPDPFDLAAILVVAAALLGYINHHFIKLPHVIGLTVMGALAAIGLMVANFLVPGVTLDNEVASLLEQMNFTETLLQGMLSFLLFAGALHVDLERLKASWLPVLLLSTIGVIVSTVLVGLMAWGVGSLLGASIAPIWYFVFGALIAPTDPVSVLGVLKEENVPLSLQSAVAGESLFNDGVGIVVFTILLGAAVTGADFSLSEGARLFALEAGGGIAVGLVIGWLGYRALASMDEYTLEVLITLAVVMGGYALCSELHISGPLAMAVAGLLIGNHGVTYAMSDVTRDYVIKFWELVDEVLNSVLFLLIGLEMIALVPGVDETLFALAAIPITLLARAIAIGVSTKTIPAARLQEAGASRVLWWGGLRGGISVALALSLPPGETRDMILAATFGAVLFSVLVQRSTLGKLIESLQEKDVECVSPVAGKSETVH comes from the coding sequence ATGCATGAAACCATCTCCACCGGTCCCGATCCCTTCGACCTTGCCGCGATCCTTGTCGTGGCGGCCGCCCTGCTCGGCTACATCAACCATCATTTCATCAAGCTGCCGCATGTCATCGGACTGACGGTGATGGGCGCGCTCGCGGCGATCGGACTGATGGTCGCGAACTTCCTCGTCCCGGGCGTCACTCTGGACAACGAGGTCGCCAGCCTGCTCGAGCAGATGAACTTCACCGAGACCCTCCTGCAGGGGATGCTCAGTTTCCTCCTGTTTGCAGGAGCGCTGCATGTCGATCTGGAGCGGCTGAAGGCGAGCTGGCTGCCGGTCCTGCTGCTCTCGACCATCGGGGTGATCGTGTCGACGGTGCTGGTCGGGCTGATGGCATGGGGCGTGGGTTCGCTGCTCGGCGCCAGCATTGCACCCATCTGGTATTTCGTCTTCGGCGCGCTGATCGCCCCGACCGATCCGGTTTCGGTGCTCGGTGTGCTCAAGGAAGAGAACGTCCCGCTGTCGCTGCAGAGCGCGGTGGCAGGCGAGAGCCTGTTCAACGACGGCGTTGGCATCGTCGTCTTCACCATCCTGCTGGGAGCCGCGGTCACCGGCGCGGACTTCTCCCTGTCGGAGGGCGCGCGGCTGTTCGCGCTGGAAGCTGGCGGCGGCATCGCGGTCGGCCTCGTGATCGGCTGGCTCGGCTATCGCGCCCTTGCGAGCATGGACGAATACACGCTCGAGGTGCTGATCACGCTGGCGGTTGTGATGGGCGGCTATGCCCTGTGTTCGGAGCTGCACATCTCCGGCCCGCTGGCGATGGCGGTCGCCGGGCTGCTGATCGGCAACCACGGGGTTACCTATGCGATGAGCGACGTCACCCGCGACTACGTCATCAAGTTCTGGGAACTGGTGGACGAGGTGCTGAACTCGGTTCTCTTCCTGCTCATCGGGCTCGAGATGATCGCGCTCGTCCCGGGCGTGGACGAGACCCTGTTCGCGCTCGCTGCCATCCCGATCACCCTCCTGGCCCGAGCCATTGCGATCGGCGTCAGCACCAAAACCATTCCTGCTGCCCGCCTTCAGGAAGCGGGCGCCAGCCGCGTGCTGTGGTGGGGTGGCCTGCGCGGCGGAATCTCGGTCGCGCTCGCGCTCTCGCTCCCGCCGGGCGAGACACGCGACATGATCCTTGCCGCCACTTTCGGCGCGGTGCTGTTCAGCGTGCTCGTCCAGCGTTCGACCCTCGGCAAGCTGATCGAGAGCTTGCAGGAAAAGGACGTGGAATGCGTCAGCCCCGTCGCTGGC
- a CDS encoding DNA gyrase inhibitor YacG, which yields MTNTARPCPICKKPRSAEHTPFCSQRCRDRDLAQWFGDGYAVPGRPALPDEIEQEVARGDPLERD from the coding sequence ATGACCAACACTGCCCGCCCCTGCCCGATCTGCAAGAAGCCGCGCTCGGCCGAACACACACCGTTCTGCTCGCAGCGCTGCCGCGACCGCGACCTCGCGCAATGGTTCGGCGATGGCTATGCCGTGCCCGGCCGCCCGGCGCTGCCGGACGAGATCGAGCAGGAAGTCGCACGCGGCGATCCCCTCGAGCGCGACTGA
- a CDS encoding ribonuclease E/G: MADWLVEHGIGEERWLLVHNEQPIAARLFWPGDLRAGELVEARLTSRRKGSSRGVATTESGLEILVDRLPPSASEGATVAVEITRAAVAERGRLKLAQARIADAAKAQDGAPPYDVVHRFPAGLWEEIWDAAWGGSIAFSGGSLLFDVTPAMCVVDIDGDLPPRELALAAIPAIVRALRWFDLGGSIAIDFPTIPDKAGRKAVDAALEDGLAGWPHERTAMNGFGLVQIVARLEGPSLLHRMANARIGAAARMVLRKAELLDGAGAIQLTVHPAVKTKLKPEWLHELARRTGRDIRVEADPAIAIGAEHAQMVER; the protein is encoded by the coding sequence TTGGCTGACTGGCTGGTCGAACACGGCATCGGCGAGGAACGCTGGCTGCTTGTCCATAACGAGCAGCCGATCGCCGCACGGCTTTTCTGGCCGGGTGACTTGCGGGCAGGAGAACTCGTCGAAGCGCGACTGACTTCGCGCCGCAAGGGGTCGAGCAGGGGCGTGGCGACAACCGAGAGCGGGTTGGAAATTCTCGTTGATCGACTGCCACCATCGGCCAGCGAAGGCGCAACGGTTGCGGTCGAGATAACCCGCGCAGCGGTCGCCGAACGCGGACGGCTGAAACTGGCCCAGGCGCGGATCGCCGACGCCGCCAAGGCGCAAGACGGCGCGCCGCCATACGACGTCGTACATCGCTTCCCGGCCGGTTTGTGGGAAGAGATATGGGACGCGGCGTGGGGCGGTTCGATCGCATTTTCCGGCGGATCGCTGCTGTTCGACGTGACCCCGGCCATGTGCGTGGTCGATATCGACGGCGACTTGCCGCCGCGTGAGCTGGCGCTGGCGGCAATTCCGGCGATCGTCCGGGCCTTGCGCTGGTTCGATCTCGGCGGGTCGATCGCGATCGACTTCCCGACCATTCCCGACAAGGCCGGGCGCAAGGCGGTTGACGCCGCCCTCGAAGACGGTCTCGCGGGCTGGCCGCACGAGCGAACGGCGATGAACGGCTTCGGCCTCGTCCAGATCGTCGCGCGGCTCGAAGGCCCCTCGTTGCTGCACCGGATGGCGAACGCGCGCATCGGCGCGGCTGCGCGGATGGTCTTGCGCAAGGCGGAGTTGCTGGATGGCGCGGGTGCGATCCAGCTGACCGTGCATCCCGCGGTCAAGACGAAGCTGAAGCCCGAATGGCTCCACGAGCTGGCCCGCCGGACCGGGCGCGACATCCGCGTCGAGGCCGATCCGGCTATTGCGATCGGCGCGGAGCATGCCCAGATGGTCGAGCGATGA
- a CDS encoding Maf family nucleotide pyrophosphatase, which yields MATPTLVLASSSPRRRELLAQIGVEPARVQSPDIDETPHDGELPRVYAARLAREKALAVPRGTGEIVLAGDTTVALGRRILNQAADGDDVRRFLALLSGRRHRVCSGVAVVDGDGKVREKLSESIVRFKRLSGEEIDAYVASGEGIGKAGGYAIQGRAGALIDFVSGSYTGVVGLPLYETRILLKSAAYPLG from the coding sequence GTGGCGACACCGACCCTCGTCCTTGCATCGTCCAGCCCGCGTCGGCGCGAATTGCTCGCGCAGATCGGCGTCGAACCGGCACGTGTGCAGTCTCCCGACATCGACGAAACCCCGCATGATGGCGAATTGCCGCGGGTATACGCGGCTCGCTTAGCCCGCGAAAAGGCGCTCGCCGTGCCGCGCGGCACCGGCGAGATCGTGCTGGCCGGCGACACTACGGTCGCGCTCGGTCGCCGCATCCTGAACCAGGCGGCCGACGGCGACGACGTCCGGCGCTTCCTGGCCCTGCTGTCCGGGCGGCGGCACAGGGTGTGCTCGGGCGTCGCGGTGGTCGACGGCGATGGCAAAGTCCGCGAGAAACTGTCGGAGAGCATCGTGCGCTTCAAGCGGTTGTCCGGCGAGGAGATCGACGCCTATGTCGCGAGCGGCGAAGGCATCGGCAAGGCGGGCGGCTATGCGATCCAGGGCCGCGCGGGTGCCCTGATCGACTTCGTTTCGGGCAGCTACACGGGCGTCGTGGGCCTGCCGCTCTACGAAACGCGCATTCTCCTGAAATCGGCGGCCTATCCGCTTGGCTGA
- the infA gene encoding translation initiation factor IF-1 — protein sequence MAKEELLEMRGKVVELLPNAMFRVELENGHEVLGHTAGKMRKNRIRVLVGDEVLCELTPYDLTKARITYRFMPGRGGPGQNASQGPGPS from the coding sequence ATGGCCAAAGAAGAACTCCTCGAAATGCGCGGCAAGGTGGTGGAACTGCTGCCCAACGCGATGTTCCGGGTGGAGCTCGAAAACGGTCACGAAGTGCTGGGCCATACTGCCGGCAAGATGCGCAAGAACCGCATCCGCGTGCTGGTCGGCGACGAGGTGCTGTGCGAACTGACGCCTTACGATCTGACCAAGGCGCGCATCACCTATCGCTTCATGCCCGGTCGCGGCGGCCCGGGCCAGAATGCGTCCCAGGGCCCCGGCCCCAGCTAA
- a CDS encoding TonB-dependent receptor has protein sequence MKTRTILLCATALGLGCHLPASAQEVDSSEPVIEDGGSVIVVTGARLRAQVDTDQAPILELNEEDIAAYGAGSIADLVDAVSSQTGSSRGRGGGRPVFLVNGMEVSSFREFRSYPPEAIRKVEVLPEEVAQKFGYPPDRRVMNFILKDNFSSREIEAEFEAPDRGGYWRNEQEATLLRIADGGRLNVNLEIEDSSGLTEGERGVIQASEPEPGAPDQAFFRSLVADTWNAEVTANWSKAFLDSGSSLSLNGTYERSESLSLSGLDPLQDYRVLTRENRSDTVSSGASYNRPLGNFRLSLTGDGTLSFGETQIDRRGASGFDLAEVETKAFVSKANLQGRVLSLPAGDVSASFAAGFDWKRIDSADTRSDVDFGLVRRRLSTGTNVTVPIAERDGAWGKIGDLSLGLRAGVENLSDFGTIGDYSVGLTWGVTRKLTLAATHIGSEAAPSLSQLGSPRVDNFNVPVFDFATGESVLATIVSGGNPDLLAETQRDWKFSANWELPEIEDARLSLEYIRNRSRDVTSSFPLLTPAIEAAFPDRVSRDADGTLLAIDQRPVTFAETAAERLVIGLTKSGSFGKAKVQEEGAGRRGGGGPPMMMGRGGDGKGRYFVNLNHTIELENSVLIAPGLPRLDLLDGGATSGYGLSRNTSTLEAGFFREGKGLRISGRYTGPSDVGTDQNRLRFGSLATLDLRVFADLGQLFEKEDGVLDDLRLSLKVDNLFDGRRKVTDVNGDTPLSYQPFLIDPTGRYLGIDIRKMF, from the coding sequence ATGAAAACACGAACAATTCTCCTTTGCGCCACGGCGCTCGGCCTCGGCTGTCACCTGCCCGCATCGGCGCAGGAGGTCGATAGTTCGGAGCCAGTCATCGAGGACGGCGGAAGCGTGATCGTCGTCACCGGCGCCCGCCTGCGCGCGCAGGTCGATACCGACCAGGCCCCGATACTCGAACTGAACGAGGAAGACATCGCCGCTTACGGTGCCGGGTCGATCGCCGACCTGGTCGACGCGGTCAGCAGCCAGACAGGCAGTTCACGTGGCCGGGGCGGCGGACGCCCCGTGTTCCTGGTCAACGGCATGGAAGTCTCGAGCTTCCGAGAGTTCCGGTCCTATCCGCCCGAAGCGATCCGCAAGGTCGAGGTCCTGCCCGAGGAAGTGGCGCAGAAATTCGGTTATCCGCCCGATCGCAGGGTCATGAATTTCATCCTCAAGGACAATTTCTCGAGCCGCGAAATCGAGGCCGAGTTCGAGGCACCGGACCGCGGCGGCTACTGGCGCAACGAGCAGGAAGCGACTTTGCTGCGGATCGCCGATGGCGGACGGCTCAACGTCAATCTCGAGATCGAGGATTCGAGTGGCCTGACCGAGGGCGAGCGCGGCGTCATCCAGGCGAGCGAGCCCGAACCCGGCGCACCCGATCAGGCCTTCTTCCGGTCGCTGGTCGCCGACACCTGGAACGCGGAGGTCACCGCCAACTGGAGCAAGGCCTTCCTCGACAGCGGGTCCTCCCTGTCGCTCAACGGCACTTACGAGCGCAGCGAAAGTCTTTCGCTATCGGGGCTCGATCCGCTCCAGGATTACCGCGTCCTGACGCGCGAGAACCGGTCCGACACGGTCTCGAGCGGGGCCAGCTACAATCGCCCGCTGGGCAATTTCCGCCTGTCGCTGACGGGTGACGGCACGCTTTCCTTCGGCGAGACGCAGATCGATCGGCGCGGAGCCAGCGGCTTCGATCTTGCGGAAGTCGAGACCAAGGCCTTCGTCAGCAAGGCGAACCTGCAGGGTCGCGTGCTCAGCCTGCCGGCGGGCGACGTTTCGGCGAGCTTTGCCGCCGGCTTCGACTGGAAGCGCATCGACAGCGCCGACACGCGCAGCGACGTCGATTTCGGACTGGTGCGGCGGCGACTTTCCACTGGCACCAATGTCACGGTCCCGATCGCCGAGCGCGACGGTGCCTGGGGCAAGATCGGCGATCTGAGCCTGGGCCTGAGGGCAGGGGTCGAGAACCTTTCCGACTTCGGCACGATCGGTGATTACAGCGTCGGCCTGACGTGGGGCGTGACCCGCAAACTCACCCTTGCCGCGACCCACATCGGTTCCGAAGCTGCGCCCAGCCTCAGCCAGCTCGGCTCGCCGCGGGTCGACAATTTCAACGTGCCGGTCTTCGATTTCGCGACCGGTGAGAGTGTCCTTGCGACCATCGTCTCTGGCGGTAATCCCGATTTGCTTGCCGAAACCCAGCGCGACTGGAAATTCAGTGCCAACTGGGAACTGCCGGAGATCGAGGATGCGCGCCTGTCGCTCGAATACATCCGCAACCGCTCGCGCGATGTGACCAGCAGCTTCCCGTTGCTCACTCCCGCGATCGAAGCGGCGTTCCCCGACCGGGTATCGCGGGATGCTGACGGCACGCTGCTCGCGATCGACCAGCGTCCGGTGACCTTTGCCGAGACGGCCGCCGAGCGGCTGGTGATCGGACTGACCAAGAGCGGCAGCTTCGGAAAAGCGAAAGTCCAGGAAGAGGGCGCGGGGCGGCGCGGAGGCGGCGGGCCTCCGATGATGATGGGCCGCGGCGGAGACGGCAAGGGTCGCTATTTTGTCAATCTCAACCACACGATCGAACTCGAGAACAGCGTGCTGATCGCGCCGGGACTGCCCCGGCTCGACCTGCTCGATGGCGGTGCGACCTCGGGTTACGGCCTGTCGCGCAACACCTCGACGCTGGAGGCAGGCTTCTTCCGCGAAGGCAAGGGCCTGCGGATCTCGGGTCGTTACACCGGACCGAGCGATGTCGGCACCGATCAAAACCGGCTGCGCTTCGGTTCGCTGGCAACGCTCGACCTGCGGGTCTTCGCCGATCTCGGCCAGTTGTTCGAGAAGGAAGACGGCGTGCTGGACGATCTCCGGCTGTCGCTGAAGGTCGACAACCTCTTCGACGGGCGACGCAAGGTCACCGACGTCAACGGCGATACGCCACTCAGCTATCAGCCATTCCTGATCGACCCGACCGGGCGCTATCTCGGGATAGACATCCGCAAGATGTTCTGA
- a CDS encoding esterase/lipase family protein, which produces MTAAAARASTTRQASPAARPPSRLLALAEPSRAMGELASFYALRPFLRLLPKGDGHGVLVLPGFMASDSSTVPLRSLLSDLGYEAAGWRLGRNITVDNARIEAMAGCVNDLAAKTGGKISIVGWSLGGVFARELAKMMPDQVRQVISLGSPISDDRNHTNARRLFEYLNGREPEPMRRGNFRELAIAPPVPTTSIYTRTDGVVHWRGSIQEDDHGQCENIEVLASHCGLGVNPSAVYAIADRLAQPLGEWTPFRARGLAALVFPRRRLH; this is translated from the coding sequence ATGACAGCTGCCGCTGCACGCGCCTCTACAACCCGCCAGGCATCGCCCGCCGCTCGTCCGCCGAGCCGCCTGCTTGCGCTCGCCGAGCCGAGCCGCGCGATGGGCGAACTGGCGAGCTTCTACGCCCTGCGCCCGTTTCTCCGGTTGCTGCCGAAGGGCGACGGCCACGGCGTGCTTGTTCTGCCGGGCTTCATGGCATCGGACAGCTCGACCGTCCCGCTGCGCTCGCTCCTGTCCGATCTGGGCTACGAGGCTGCCGGCTGGCGGCTGGGTCGCAACATCACCGTCGACAATGCGCGGATCGAGGCGATGGCGGGCTGCGTCAACGACCTCGCCGCGAAAACCGGCGGCAAGATCTCGATCGTCGGCTGGAGCCTTGGCGGCGTGTTCGCCCGAGAACTGGCCAAGATGATGCCCGACCAGGTGCGCCAGGTCATCAGCCTCGGCTCGCCCATCAGCGACGATCGCAATCACACCAATGCCCGTCGCTTGTTCGAGTATCTCAACGGTCGCGAGCCCGAGCCCATGCGTCGGGGCAATTTCCGCGAGCTCGCCATCGCGCCCCCGGTCCCGACGACCTCGATCTACACCCGAACCGATGGCGTCGTGCACTGGCGCGGCTCGATCCAGGAAGACGATCACGGCCAGTGCGAGAACATCGAAGTGCTCGCGAGCCATTGCGGCCTCGGCGTGAACCCGTCGGCAGTCTATGCGATCGCGGACCGGCTCGCGCAGCCGTTAGGCGAGTGGACGCCGTTTCGCGCGCGCGGGCTGGCGGCACTCGTCTTCCCGCGCCGCCGCCTGCACTGA
- a CDS encoding WS/DGAT/MGAT family O-acyltransferase produces MQQLQGMDASFVALETRNSPMHIGSILVYNPETAPGGFVRFKDILQFLDDRLKMSKTMRQRLVRVPFDLDYPYWVEDPDFDLEYHVRHVALPKPGDWRQLCIQAARIFARPLDLERPPWEFTVVEGLDNVEGLPKGSYAYITKVHHAAIDGMSGIDLMEVTHTLAPDEPPPPGEDTWQPEKVPNPVELLGRSYINAIANPMKQLEVAAKAAPGLAKAIKGLAKKEFDLSREMVAPKTRFNRKISPHRVVEGVSVPLADIKTIRTLHDGAKVNDVFLAIIGGALRRYLSAKDDLPKQTLTAMAPISVRGKDEKGDMGNQVAAMIAPLGTHIDDPAERLAYVNDRTTNSKAMTDAIGARNMTEVSKVSPALYMALGAQLYTRLSLANRGVGPIFTTVVTNVPGPPVPIYSAGARLESMMGLICLTDGMGLAHVVQSYTDEATISFTACRELLPDPEFYVECIRESFEEYRDLASGEPKKPARNPRKPATAPKKRASKAKTAAAKTAGTPKTVARKASSQKARAGTKRPAARSKASAGKEKST; encoded by the coding sequence TTGCAGCAGCTCCAGGGCATGGACGCCAGTTTCGTAGCACTCGAAACGCGCAACTCGCCGATGCACATCGGCTCGATCCTGGTCTACAATCCGGAGACTGCGCCCGGCGGTTTCGTCCGCTTCAAGGACATCCTGCAATTCCTCGACGACCGGCTGAAGATGTCGAAGACCATGCGCCAGCGGCTGGTGCGCGTGCCCTTCGACCTCGACTACCCCTACTGGGTCGAGGACCCCGACTTCGACCTCGAGTACCATGTCCGGCACGTTGCCCTGCCCAAGCCGGGCGACTGGCGGCAGCTGTGCATCCAGGCCGCGCGCATCTTCGCCCGCCCGCTCGATCTCGAGCGCCCGCCGTGGGAATTCACCGTGGTCGAGGGGCTCGACAACGTGGAGGGCCTGCCGAAGGGCAGCTATGCCTACATCACGAAGGTCCATCACGCCGCGATCGACGGCATGAGCGGCATCGACCTGATGGAAGTCACCCACACGCTCGCGCCGGACGAGCCCCCGCCTCCGGGCGAGGATACCTGGCAGCCGGAAAAGGTGCCGAACCCGGTCGAATTGCTCGGTCGCAGCTATATCAACGCCATCGCCAATCCGATGAAGCAGCTGGAAGTTGCCGCCAAGGCCGCTCCGGGCCTCGCCAAGGCGATCAAGGGGCTGGCGAAGAAGGAATTCGACCTCTCGCGCGAGATGGTCGCGCCCAAGACGCGGTTCAATCGCAAGATCAGTCCACACCGCGTGGTCGAGGGCGTGAGCGTTCCTCTCGCCGACATCAAGACGATCCGCACGCTGCACGACGGGGCCAAGGTCAACGACGTCTTCCTCGCCATCATCGGCGGGGCGCTGCGCCGCTATCTTTCGGCCAAGGACGATCTGCCCAAGCAGACGCTCACCGCGATGGCGCCGATTTCGGTGCGCGGAAAGGACGAGAAGGGCGACATGGGCAACCAGGTCGCGGCGATGATCGCCCCGCTCGGCACGCACATCGACGACCCGGCCGAGCGGCTGGCCTACGTGAACGACCGGACGACCAACTCCAAGGCGATGACCGACGCGATCGGCGCGCGCAACATGACCGAAGTGAGCAAGGTCAGCCCGGCGCTCTACATGGCGCTGGGGGCCCAGCTCTACACCCGGCTCAGCCTTGCCAATCGCGGGGTTGGACCGATCTTCACCACCGTGGTCACCAATGTCCCCGGCCCGCCGGTGCCGATCTATTCGGCCGGAGCCAGGCTCGAAAGCATGATGGGCCTGATCTGCCTGACTGACGGGATGGGCCTTGCCCACGTCGTCCAGAGCTATACCGACGAGGCGACGATCAGCTTCACCGCCTGCCGCGAGCTGCTGCCGGACCCGGAATTCTACGTCGAATGCATCCGCGAAAGCTTCGAGGAATATCGCGATCTCGCTTCCGGCGAACCGAAAAAGCCGGCAAGAAACCCGCGCAAACCCGCGACAGCGCCGAAGAAGCGGGCTAGCAAAGCCAAAACGGCGGCAGCAAAGACCGCCGGAACACCGAAAACCGTCGCAAGGAAGGCGTCGAGCCAAAAGGCCAGGGCAGGCACGAAACGGCCAGCCGCGCGTTCCAAGGCGTCCGCAGGGAAGGAAAAATCCACATGA
- a CDS encoding NAD(P)/FAD-dependent oxidoreductase, with product MCAARAGQRGLRVLVLEKADKPGRKILISGGGRCNFTNIGAGPANYLSANPHFAKSALARYTPRDFLALVESYGIAWHEKTLGQLFCDGSAQHIVDLLLAECAKGDVTIRCAQEVDQVTRTDGFCVATRIGRYTAPRLVIATGGPSIPKMGATGFAYDLARQFGLKVVEPRPALVPLTLGGEDVLFRELSGVAAPVEAHAGKTSFAEAALFTHRGLSGPAILQVSSYWKHGEPVAIDFLPQHSQDWLLEAKRGNPRSSLRGLLRDQLPQRLADTLADRIGLNGDLGNASDKALRAAQDRLRRWLFHPNGSEGFAKAEVTAGGISTAELSSQTMEAKKVPGLYAIGEAVDVTGWLGGYNFQWAWASGVACAEALDRVP from the coding sequence ATGTGCGCCGCACGCGCGGGCCAGCGTGGCTTGCGGGTGCTGGTGCTGGAGAAGGCCGACAAGCCGGGCAGGAAGATCCTGATCTCGGGCGGTGGACGCTGCAATTTCACCAATATCGGCGCGGGACCGGCGAATTACCTCAGCGCCAATCCGCATTTCGCCAAGTCGGCGCTCGCACGGTACACGCCGCGCGATTTCCTCGCGCTCGTCGAAAGCTACGGCATCGCATGGCACGAAAAGACGCTCGGCCAGCTGTTCTGCGACGGGTCTGCCCAGCATATCGTCGACCTGCTGCTGGCCGAATGCGCCAAGGGCGACGTGACGATCCGCTGCGCCCAGGAGGTAGACCAGGTCACTCGCACCGATGGCTTCTGCGTCGCGACCCGTATCGGCCGCTATACTGCGCCGAGGCTGGTGATCGCTACCGGGGGCCCCTCGATACCCAAGATGGGGGCGACCGGCTTTGCCTACGACCTCGCGCGGCAGTTCGGGCTGAAGGTGGTCGAGCCGCGCCCGGCGCTGGTCCCGCTGACGCTGGGCGGCGAGGATGTCCTGTTCCGCGAGTTGTCGGGAGTGGCCGCTCCGGTGGAGGCGCATGCGGGCAAGACCAGTTTCGCAGAGGCCGCGCTGTTCACGCATCGCGGGCTTTCGGGTCCGGCGATCCTGCAGGTGTCGAGCTACTGGAAGCATGGCGAGCCGGTGGCGATCGATTTCCTGCCGCAGCATTCGCAGGACTGGCTGCTCGAGGCCAAGCGCGGCAATCCGCGCAGCAGCTTGCGTGGCTTGCTGCGCGACCAGCTTCCCCAGCGGTTGGCCGATACCCTCGCCGACCGGATCGGGCTGAACGGGGATCTCGGCAATGCATCGGACAAGGCGCTGCGCGCCGCGCAAGACCGGCTGCGCAGGTGGCTGTTCCACCCCAATGGCAGCGAGGGGTTTGCCAAGGCCGAAGTCACGGCGGGCGGCATCTCGACGGCGGAACTGTCCTCGCAGACGATGGAGGCGAAGAAGGTGCCGGGCCTCTACGCGATCGGGGAAGCGGTCGACGTGACCGGCTGGCTCGGCGGCTACAACTTCCAGTGGGCGTGGGCGAGCGGTGTCGCCTGCGCGGAAGCGCTGGATCGCGTTCCGTAG
- a CDS encoding APC family permease produces MDAEYKAPPRTVGFIGSTLFPINGMVGAGIFALPAVLAASVGSFAPWMMLVGGLLFMPLALVYAWLAGRFEHSGGPVLYGEAAFGRFVGFQAGWGRYASNIVTAAANTHVMVTYLAALFPWLADIQGLAVAVLIMAFVFVNLVGMRSAVGTLGVMTAIKLVPLLLLVVAALFAGDPAIGFALPQFSEVESVILLTFYAFMGFENLTETAGEVKDAKRNVPRALVSMVAAVSVLYVLVIWAYLAIAPAGAAEDNALAGAARAVMGDAGAVMIVIAAAFSIGANNLGSGTSLPRLTYGMAERGMLPRWFMKVDDKHGTPRNSILFYGGFAILFGLWEGFEVLAVAGTMVRLVTYLICCAALPVLEKREGALNPLHLAASAIAIVSSLWVATHADAQAIVIFTAIIAGGTLLYFIAARERPVTPITEA; encoded by the coding sequence ATGGACGCGGAATACAAGGCGCCGCCACGCACGGTCGGCTTCATCGGCAGCACGCTGTTCCCGATCAACGGGATGGTCGGCGCAGGCATCTTCGCCCTCCCGGCGGTCCTCGCGGCATCGGTCGGCAGCTTTGCGCCGTGGATGATGCTGGTCGGCGGACTGCTCTTCATGCCGCTGGCGCTGGTCTATGCCTGGCTGGCGGGCCGGTTCGAGCACAGCGGCGGCCCGGTGCTTTACGGGGAAGCTGCTTTCGGGCGGTTCGTCGGCTTCCAGGCTGGCTGGGGACGCTATGCAAGCAACATCGTGACCGCAGCGGCCAACACGCATGTCATGGTGACGTATCTCGCGGCATTGTTCCCGTGGCTCGCCGATATCCAGGGGCTGGCGGTCGCAGTGCTGATCATGGCCTTCGTCTTCGTCAACCTCGTCGGCATGCGCAGCGCGGTCGGCACGCTCGGCGTCATGACCGCGATCAAGCTCGTTCCGCTGCTGCTGCTGGTCGTCGCCGCGCTGTTCGCGGGCGATCCGGCGATCGGTTTCGCCCTGCCCCAATTCAGCGAGGTCGAGAGCGTGATCCTGCTGACCTTTTACGCCTTTATGGGTTTCGAGAACCTGACCGAGACCGCGGGCGAGGTAAAGGACGCCAAGCGCAACGTGCCGCGCGCACTCGTCAGCATGGTGGCGGCGGTGTCCGTCCTCTACGTGCTCGTGATCTGGGCTTATCTCGCGATCGCGCCGGCCGGCGCGGCAGAGGACAATGCACTTGCCGGCGCTGCCCGCGCGGTGATGGGCGATGCGGGCGCGGTGATGATCGTGATCGCCGCCGCCTTCAGCATCGGGGCCAACAATCTGGGCAGCGGGACGAGCTTGCCGCGCCTGACATATGGCATGGCCGAGCGGGGAATGCTCCCGCGCTGGTTCATGAAGGTGGACGACAAGCACGGCACGCCACGCAACTCGATCCTGTTCTACGGCGGTTTCGCCATCCTTTTCGGCCTGTGGGAAGGCTTCGAGGTGCTGGCAGTCGCCGGGACGATGGTGCGGCTGGTCACCTATCTCATCTGCTGTGCCGCACTGCCGGTGCTGGAGAAGCGCGAAGGTGCGCTCAACCCGCTCCATCTTGCCGCAAGCGCAATCGCGATCGTCAGCTCGCTGTGGGTCGCGACCCATGCCGACGCGCAGGCGATCGTGATCTTCACCGCGATCATCGCGGGCGGGACGCTGCTCTATTTCATCGCTGCGCGCGAGCGTCCGGTCACCCCCATTACCGAGGCCTGA